Proteins co-encoded in one Candida albicans SC5314 chromosome 3, complete sequence genomic window:
- the ULP3 gene encoding SUMO protease (SUMO deconjugation enzyme that removes the small ubiquitin-like modifier (SUMO) from proteins), with amino-acid sequence MTFVNNIFFLVPSQRSTEFKTHIAYTKKKNLKCSHNPTIVYKQEPFFCKTSVYMSSLKDKEYPSLKRKGLSIGSGSYKPVNTLGAAPRNELPNSNNVSEETFLSNITMKESYAPGNDPSFSLERAKERRHRLNGLSQSLKTNHSPVDVTEFQITDCFGSSVNVSAKDLRDEPAVSINLKSFHKVGGAYYRSMSRRQHLLNISKNGDYICIFESDYPKSNFLINIDTQLKSLSFAPEALVMELNEGHETIIASHYGRDNEVREYFQNNPTTKVDPSKTLSGTALHRLEKTVQLDNDNDNDLDATERSVSRTRPIRVRTRQASKAFWSSVAEENKEDPLDIVKITDDSPIESVFVEDDYIPYEKPAPFEPDLQYTFPDNKIFRITAKDFATLYNNDWINDAVMDFCIRYDIEEAINQGVVNREDVYAFNSFFYTKLTSGKTEDYYNKVKRWVHKIDLMSFSHIIMPINEKHHWYCCIIRGLPTLLEMIKSQKEKSNNADSPDSEEMFKRWGVEIFVFDSLGLRRDNVKKPLKAFLIDYCKDKYNYDVNTDQIRVTAAKVPRQNNYNDCGLHVIYNVKKWLLNIEACESFWRKWQRGAARTIFLADERNKMRRYWIETLLKLHSEQAPAIKRSSHANEEEDDDDIVEIVDTKTIVPPPTDQPNLSPPSNQKSNAVFDNSFLNQEFGNEHIPRFVVETLNKIFPKRSLHIPDEMKKLVSAFIKDSQSNVSSEQELKEVFIRNHEVIKKEIENQNRPKNKTIRITDAVSNLRIDPGTFFCPTHKEISSGLRKDQLLEEIDARPIIKAIRTPQESDQNSNEKDAEDHATSDSEHVQVEEVNLEEDRNSRQRFTRSRQRAKQNIMDLAIFDNIDRKRRKCE; translated from the coding sequence ATGACATTTgtaaacaatatttttttcttggtacCATCTCAGAGATCAACAGAATTCAAAACACACATAGCgtatacaaaaaaaaaaaatctcaaATGCTCACACAATCCAACCATAGTTTACAAACAAGAACCATTTTTCTGCAAAACCTCGGTTTACATGTCAAGTCTAAAAGATAAAGAGTATCCTTCtctaaaaagaaagggtCTATCCATTGGTTCGGGTAGTTACAAGCCAGTAAACACATTAGGTGCTGCCCCTCGAAATGAACTACCCAATTCTAATAACGTATCTGAAGAAACATTTCTATCCAACATAACAATGAAAGAGAGTTACGCCCCTGGAAATGATCCCAGCTTTTCATTGGAACGTGCCAAAGAACGTCGACATAGATTAAATGGATTAAGCCAGTCTTTGAAAACCAACCACTCACCTGTGGACGTGACAGAATTTCAAATAACGGATTGTTTTGGCAGTTCTGTCAATGTTTCGGCTAAAGACTTGAGAGATGAGCCGGCGGTGTCAATCAATCTAAAATCATTTCATAAAGTTGGAGGAGCGTATTACAGGAGCATGAGTCGCCGACAGCATTTACTAAATATATCTAAGAATGGGGACTACATTTGCATTTTTGAAAGTGATTATCCGAAATCAAACTTTCTCATCAACATAGACACACAACTAAAATCTCTATCGTTTGCACCAGAGGCTCTTGTTATGGAACTAAATGAAGGGCATGAGACTATTATTGCATCACATTATGGAAGAGATAATGAGGTACGAGAGTATTTCCAGAACAATCCAACGACTAAAGTCGATCCCAGCAAAACATTGTCGGGGACTGCATTGCACCGACTTGAGAAGACAGTACAGCTAGATAACGATAACGATAACGATTTGGACGCTACCGAAAGGAGTGTTTCTCGGACTCGTCCAATCCGAGTACGAACACGGCAAGCATCCAAGGCGTTTTGGTCTCTGGTTGCTGAAGAAAATAAGGAAGATCCTTTGGACATAGTGAAGATTACAGATGATTCACCTATTGAGAGCGTTTTTGTTGAGGATGACTATATTCCGTATGAAAAGCCAGCGCCATTTGAACCTGACTTGCAGTATACTTTTCCTGATAACAAGATATTTCGAATCACAGCTAAAGATTTTGCCACATTGTATAACAACGATTGGATCAACGACGCTGTGATGGACTTTTGCATACGCTACGACATAGAAGAGGCAATTAACCAAGGAGTCGTTAATCGAGAAGACGTTTATGCGTTTAATTCGTTTTTCTACACAAAATTAACATCTGGTAAAACCGAAGACTACTATAATAAAGTGAAACGATGGGTACACAAAATAGATTTAATGTCTTTTTCCCATATTATAATGCctattaatgaaaaacacCATTGGTATTGTTGTATTATTCGAGGATTGCCCACTTTGTTGGAAATGATCAAACtgcaaaaagaaaaatccaACAATGCCGATTCTCCCGATTCTGAAGAAATGTTTAAACGATGGGGAGTTGAAATATTTGTGTTTGATTCGTTGGGTTTACGGAGAGATAATGTGAAGAAACCCCTAAAGGCgtttttgattgattattgCAAAGACAAATACAATTATGACGTAAATACCGACCAAATCAGGGTTACGGCAGCCAAAGTTCCACGTCAGAACAATTACAATGATTGTGGCTTACATGTGATTTACAATGTGAAGAAATGGCTTTTGAATATCGAGGCCTGTGAGTCGTTTTGGAGAAAGTGGCAACGAGGAGCTGCGAGAACCATTTTTCTAGCCGACGAGCGAAACAAGATGAGAAGGTATTGGATTGAGACCTTATTAAAGTTGCATAGTGAGCAGGCGCCAGCAATCAAGAGGAGTTCCCATGCCAATGAGGAAGAGGATGATGACGATATTGTGGAAATAGTGGACACTAAAACTATTGTGCCTCCCCCTACAGACCAGCCCAATCTCTCGCCACCATCTAaccaaaaatcaaatgctGTATTTGACAATAGTTTTCTAAATCAGGAATTTGGTAATGAACACATTCCGagatttgttgttgaaactTTAAACAAGATTTTCCCCAAGAGGAGTTTGCACATACCAgatgaaatgaaaaaacttGTTTCAGCGTTTATCAAAGATTCACAGAGCAACGTTTCGTCAGAACAAGAACTCAAAGAAGTATTTATAAGGAACCACGAAGtgataaaaaaagagattGAAAATCAGAACAGACcgaaaaacaaaactatTAGAATTACAGATGctgtttcaaatttacGAATAGATCCAGGTACGTTTTTTTGTCCAACCCATAAAGAGATTAGCAGTGGATTAAGAAAAGATCAATTACTTGAGGAGATCGATGCCAGACCAATAATCAAGGCAATACGCACACCACAAGAGTCCGACCAAAATTCTAATGAAAAGGATGCGGAGGATCACGCCACATCTGATTCTGAACACGTCCAGGTAGAAGAGGTTAATTTAGAAGAGGACCGCAACTCTCGTCAACGGTTCACTAGATCTCGCCAACGGGCAAAGCAAAATATTATGGATCTTGCAATTTTTGATAACATTGATAGAAAACGAAGAAAGTGTGAATAG
- the RPT2 gene encoding proteasome regulatory particle base subunit (Putative ATPase of the 19S regulatory particle of the 26S proteasome; oxidative stress-induced via Cap1; Spider biofilm repressed): MGQGPSGIPGGDNLNKKKDDKKKEKPKYEPPVESKFGKKKRRGPDTAVKLPSVYPNTRCKLKLLKLERIKDHLLLEEEFVTNQEAFQPTEARQAEEREKVDELRGYPMAIGTLEEIIDDDHAIVSSTASSEYYVSIMSFVDKGLLEPGCSVLLHHKTVAVVGVLQDDADPMVSVMKLDKSPTESYADIGGLESQIQEIKESVELPLTHPELYEEMGIKPPKGVILYGAPGTGKTLLAKAVANQTSATFLRIVGSELIQKYLGDGPRLCRQIFQIAADHAPSIVFIDEIDAIGTKRYESTSGGEREIQRTMLELLNQLDGFDDRGDIKVIMATNKIESLDPALIRPGRIDRKILFENPDANTKKKILTIHTSKMSLADDVNLDEIVTGKDDLSGADIKAICTEAGLLALRERRMQVKAEDFKSAKERVLKNKVEENLEGLYL; the protein is encoded by the coding sequence ATGGGTCAAGGTCCTTCAGGAATACCAGGTGGCGATAATctcaacaaaaagaaagatgataagaaaaaggaaaaaccAAAGTACGAACCACCAGTGGAATCAAAGTTTggtaaaaagaaaagaagggGCCCCGATACAGCAGTTAAATTACCTAGCGTGTACCCCAACACCAGAtgtaaattgaaattattaaaattagaAAGAATCAAGGATCATTTGTTATTGGAAGAAGAGTTTGTTACCAACCAAGAAGCATTCCAACCTACAGAAGCAAGACAAGCcgaagaaagagaaaaagttGACGAATTGAGAGGATATCCGATGGCAATTGGGACATTAGAAGAAATAATCGACGATGATCATGCAATTGTGTCCAGCACTGCTAGTTCAGAGTACTATGTGTCAATCATGTCGTTTGTAGACAAGGGGTTATTGGAACCAGGATGTTCAGTTCTTTTACATCACAAAACAGTAGCAGTGGTAGGTGTGTTACAAGATGATGCTGATCCTATGGTTTCGGTAATGAAACTCGACAAATCCCCTACAGAATCATATGCCGACATTGGGGGGTTGGAATCACaaattcaagaaatcaaagaatCAGTCGAATTGCCATTGACACATCCTGAATTGTACGAAGAAATGGGAATCAAGCCTCCAAAAGGTGTGATATTATATGGGGCTCCCGGTACCGGTAAAACTTTGTTGGCCAAAGCAGTTGCCAATCAAACAAGTGCCACTTTCTTGAGAATTGTCGGATCGGAGTTGATCCAGAAATATCTAGGTGATGGTCCAAGGTTGTGTCGtcaaattttccaaattgcTGCTGATCACGCACcttcaattgttttcattgatgAAATCGATGCCATTGGTACAAAGAGATACGAGTCTACATCTGGTGGTGAACGTGAAATCCAAAGAACCATGTTGGAGTTATTGAATCAGTTAGATGGGTTCGATGATAGAGGTGACATCAAAGTTATTATGGCTACAAATAAGATAGAGTCACTTGATCCTGCATTAATCAGACCTGGAAGAATCGATAGAAAgattttgtttgaaaacCCTGACGCCAAtaccaagaaaaagatcTTGACTATTCACACGTCAAAGATGAGTTTGGCAGATGACGTTAACTTGGATGAAATAGTCACTGGTAAGGATGATTTGTCGGGTGCTGATATCAAAGCTATATGTACAGAAGCAGGGTTATTAGCATTAAGAGAAAGACGTATGCAAGTCAAAGCTGAAGATTTCAAATCTGCAAAGGAAAGAGTCTTGAAAAATAAGGTTGAAGAAAACCTCGAAGGTTTGTATTTGTAA
- a CDS encoding uncharacterized protein (Ortholog of C. parapsilosis CDC317 : CPAR2_504010, C. dubliniensis CD36 : Cd36_80270, Lodderomyces elongisporus NRLL YB-4239 : LELG_02294 and Pichia stipitis Pignal : PICST_29581): MFFRLHPVKRRNGLRQLWQHSNVALETLPAIARRTNEYLCKLENHPLKSFASLGRVIKFQNATKRRIDVSRNLDLEIQSAFNQVIKLRHWFSNKKVLESTVDLINRDWGQILIMKVQLDQVFTSDHVPTATEQEEIDKLIHNVVKKIFDFNLDFGMKLDKLYPPVIKYYQTDDSTNYVQATLKLQTSQLTKPNCNVQTISKKFQNLHKLASSRTTSRLASYGCLNKTSSGVSQQIILSKVLQARICNRIKQTITNRGKVKILGGKPMASATILQVGEESRVSIKTNVFLEKYTSKHPSIYYKRDLSEMSNYAVRSIFEGLKGTGIELDEIYTLHAIVAENSPVTITSKLRIAFAEDYLTPNDSALIFPEVNEAVLHKRRKLDQDSKQRDHKGFRFVNFDKLQGIGAASYKDAEPKQPSSTMILTDWNSEGRGYRPVLGLSPLTVTSVAGKNFKNPTNREAIELIGYSILRELSFKWAMTNLKIKPIDIVKGFLASVRSTKLMEQSTAGYTKLDLIHAVQAYVGLKYLEENTIDGIAKWYKTRLETRDLNFYFDKDTWITKQKPELESLCRSHIAGPLDLTLFSQVNQPTLLRYLPHKLPPIPRLTNDFLYSFIRLSFSHPFHNNKYPKVNYFKKSLDGLGDAILKRISCEYFMNVSKTDPTFKWNMDDIHFINTNILFGRLAIAYRLHEGIQNEEYSAFIKNRLLGSLDSANVFLGNHFETLVSVLYLDSPETCTKWMFKVYDAVRNNLTASNGKETFLDKEKYIRLYEHQLKTHTLY, from the coding sequence ATGTTTTTCAGGCTACATCCGGTTAAACGAAGAAATGGTCTACGACAGTTGTGGCAACATAGTAATGTGGCATTAGAGACATTGCCTGCTATAGCAAGACGTACCAACGAATACCTATGtaaattggaaaatcaCCCCCTAAAATCTTTTGCATCATTAGGTAGAGTGATAAAGTTTCAGAATGCCACCAAGAGGAGAATTGATGTATCACGAAACTTGGACCTAGAGATCCAGTCAGCTTTTAATCAAGTTATTAAACTACGTCATTGGTTCAGTAACAAAAAAGTTCTCGAAAGTACAGTGGACTTGATAAATAGAGATTGGGGTCAAATATTAATCATGAAGGTCCAACTAGACCAGGTATTCACTTCCGATCATGTACCAACGGCAACAGAACAGGAAGAAATCGACAAGCTAATACACAACGTAGTGAAAAAGATCTTTGATTTCAACCTAGATTTTGGCATGAAACTAGACAAGTTGTATCCACCAGTcataaaatattatcaaacaGACGATTCTACAAACTATGTTCAAGCAACCTTAAAATTGCAAACCCTGCAACTCACAAAACCAAACTGCAATGTACAaacaatttccaaaaaattCCAGAACCTCCACAAGTTAGCGTCATCGAGAACAACCAGCCGGCTAGCTTCGTATGGCTGTTTGAACAAAACTTCATCAGGTGTGAGTCAACAGATAATTTTATCGAAAGTACTACAAGCGAGGATTTGTAATCGtatcaaacaaacaatcACAAATCGTGGTAAAGTAAAAATTCTCGGTGGAAAACCAATGGCGTCCGCTACAATTTTGCAAGTGGGCGAAGAATCCAGAGTGTCGATTAAAACCAATGTGTTTCTTGAAAAATACACACTGAAACATCCCTCGATTTATTACAAGCGTGATTTAAGTGAAATGAGCAATTACGCGGTCCGATCAATTTTTGAGGGACTCAAGGGGACAGGCATTGAACTAGACGAGATTTATACACTACATGCTATAGTAGCAGAGAATTCCCCAGTTACTATAACTAGCAAGTTGAGGATTGCGTTTGCTGAAGATTATTTAACGCCAAACGATTCGGCTCTCATATTTCCTGAAGTAAACGAAGCGGTGTTGCACAAAAGACGGAAACTAGATCAAGATTCAAAACAGAGAGATCACAAGGGGTTTAGATTTGTTAATTTCGACAAATTACAAGGGATAGGTGCCGCTAGTTACAAGGACGCAGAACCCAAACAACCTTCTTCTACAATGATTTTGACAGACTGGAACAGTGAAGGAAGAGGCTACCGACCAGTTTTGGGATTATCACCACTCACAGTAACCAGTGTAGCAGGcaagaatttcaaaaatccTACAAACAGAGAAGCGATTGAACTAATTGGGTATCTGATACTTCGTGAACTTCTGTTTAAATGGGCAATgaccaatttgaaaatcaagCCAATTGATATAGTAAAAGGTTTTCTCGCCAGTGTTCGATCAACAAAGCTCATGGAACAAAGCACAGCAGGATATACAAAGCTAGATTTGATCCATGCTGTCCAGGCATATGTGGGGCTAAAATACTTGGAGGAAAATACAATTGATGGAATTGCAAAATGGTATAAAACTAGACTAGAAACAAgagatttgaatttttatttcGATAAAGATACTTGGATAACTAAACAAAAACCTGAATTAGAATCGTTATGCCGGTCACACATTGCTGGTCCGTTGGACTTGACGCTTTTTTCACAAGTCAATCAACCAACTTTATTGAGGTATCTACCACATAAACTTCCACCCATACCACGATTAACGAACGACTTTCTTTATTCCTTTATTCGATTGTCGTTCTCGCACCCCTTtcacaataataaataccCCAAAGTGAATTACTTTAAAAAGTCACTAGATGGGTTGGGGGATGCCATTTTGAAACGGATCTCTTGTGAATATTTTATGAATGTTCTGAAAACGGACCCAACATTCAAATGGAACATGGATGACATTCATTTTATCAATACAAATATACTCTTTGGAAGATTGGCAATTGCTTACCGGTTGCATGAAGGCATACAAAACGAGGAGTATTCGGCGTTCATAAAAAACCGATTATTAGGCTCATTGGACTCTGCAAATGTGTTCTTGGGCAATCATTTTGAAACTCTCGTTAGTGTATTGTACCTTGATAGTCCGGAAACTTGTACGAAATGGATGTTTAAAGTGTACGATGCAGTTAGAAACAATTTGACTGCCTCGAACGGAAAGGAAACGTTTTTGGATAAAGAAAAGTATATACGTCTTTATGAGCACCAATTAAAAACCCATACACTTTATTGA
- a CDS encoding SUMO-targeted ubiquitin ligase complex subunit (Putative ubiquitin-protein ligase; role in protein sumoylation, protein ubiquitination; Spider biofilm induced), translated as MSTPNVTNISSDDEDDEIEVLEFRKLTQDLIDNPTQPEERRITKKLSDVECPICFDEVRRAITTSCGHVFCLECIERSISSSHARGQVRSSQRGRGLCPLCRKQVVFKETIPLKMKKAEKIDKPDLPPK; from the coding sequence ATGTCAACTCCCAATGTAACCAACATCTCTTCAGACGAcgaagatgatgaaataGAAGTTTTGGAATTTAGGAAATTGACTCAGGACTTAATAGACAATCCTACCCAGCCAGAGGAAAGAAGAATCACCAAAAAACTATCAGATGTCGAGTGTCCCATTTGTTTTGATGAGGTTAGAAGGGCAATAACCACTTCTTGTGGACACGTCTTTTGTTTAGAATGTATTGAACGCAGTATTTCGAGCTCGCACGCTAGAGGTCAAGTCAGGTCTAGCCAAAGAGGAAGAGGTTTGTGTCCGTTGTGTCGAAAGCAGGTGGTCTTTAAAGAGACAATTCCActtaaaatgaaaaaggCTGAAAAAATAGATAAACCCGATTTGCCACCCAAATAG
- the RHR2 gene encoding glycerol-1-phosphatase (Glycerol 3-phosphatase; roles in osmotic tolerance, glycerol accumulation in response to salt; Spider/flow model biofilm induced; regulated by macrophage, stress, yeast-hyphal switch, pheromone, Gcn4, Hog1, Nrg1, Tup1) — translation MTKTQQPAVFYVHAALFDCDGTLVNSTGAISEFWRDFGKTRPHVDPEEIIRTSHGCRTFDVIAKWSPEDAIEEQVTAWEGAIPDTFGHHAKPIPGSVELVKSFDKLSKEATENGKQRWAVVTSGTLPLATKWLKLLSIERPDCFITAEKVTKGKPHPQGYQAARDTLGYHDAHYKVVVFEDAPAGITAGKGAGAMVVGICSTYDPEKVRKSGANIVVKDLSSFRIDSYNKETDEFKVVVDDYFYADEQFLQESA, via the coding sequence atGACAAAGACTCAACAACCAGCTGTTTTTTACGTTCACGCCGCTTTATTTGACTGTGATGGTACTTTGGTTAACTCCACTGGTGCTATTTCTGAATTCTGGAGAGATTTCGGAAAAACTAGACCTCATGTTGATCCAGAAGAAATTATCAGAACTTCCCATGGTTGCCGTACATTTGATGTCATTGCCAAATGGTCACCAGAAGATGCAATTGAAGAACAAGTCACTGCATGGGAAGGTGCTATTCCTGACACTTTTGGCCACCACGCCAAGCCAATTCCAGGTTCCGTTGAATTGGTAAAATCATTCGATAAACTTTCTAAAGAAGCTACTGAAAATGGTAAACAAAGATGGGCTGTTGTCACTTCTGGTACTTTGCCATTAGCCACCAAATGGTTGAAATTATTGTCTATTGAAAGGCCAGACTGTTTTATAACCGCTGAAAAAGTGACTAAAGGTAAACCACATCCACAAGGTTACCAAGCTGCTAGAGATACTTTGGGATACCATGACGCCCACTACAAAGTTGTTGTGTTTGAAGACGCTCCAGCTGGTATAACCGCAGGTAAAGGTGCTGGCGCCATGGTTGTCGGTATTTGCTCAACTTACGATCCTGAAAAAGTTAGAAAATCAGGTGCTAACATTGTTGTCAAAGATTTATCCAGCTTTAGAATCGACTCATACAACAAGGAAACTGACGAATTCaaggttgttgttgatgattatttCTACGCTGATGAGCAATTTTTACAAGAATCTGCTTAA
- the UTP8 gene encoding Utp8p (Essential nucleolar protein; involved in tRNA export from the nucleus and ribosomal small subunit biogenesis; physically interacts with TAP-tagged Nop1; Spider biofilm induced): MSKPELYDQYMITTLPRTPDLELSDKVVVSTIKSIDTSIIDIGVSKSTISSHITKPTPKLLWSYSLNPTTIVECMDVLAKEDKKYYVCGLSDRKKFRLLLVETTRSITEDGNANYTTTNELELKLDRKPIGIKFMSPEIITVLYVNGSVEEVGFSENILQFSGVKYTGTKSKDTVVYSAFVNDLEDNLLLTVSTNSKSTIYRLIAINSKNSILEVNSHSVPGVSNTKFCYFTGSLYQYANKAIETLSITNFKITNTVSVDGIINDEEITSIVAPAPDRVLIGNSNMIYLINVKFASLLSSFKSSSSSSHPIPDKVFLNQVVPVKGNSTNSYISMAVYLNLKNKDNNVYLNVIDINVGMNKLSECLGKSLNKQKPGFHEIPELFNIQDALPSSDEIQEVYSYLKDAKEAQDLNKWESILIPYLKNKKTWAEIKSLSRASKKDKVYEFKEFDVDNDRVIDIGFIDSVLQLIFTEDPLAFANEQFVPEYTLMYLLTNPLFPIRFTSGLIELFSVTGNTTLLRQAINTCPNIPCRDLLDQLVNEENKETLLDLINRIIGEFSRKEITNTFKQLIQGNAVDVVELISKLIGLPGNNNWYLVEILVDVNGLFNWDMGDIKALDEIISQKVEALTVNSYNLTLSHQVLLHNKRLSKKAKEKGSTSHLDNLLTLTSHSTSAKFDDTPEEANLKVPVYSVERVNF, from the coding sequence ATGTCAAAACCAGAGCTATATGACCAATATATGATTACAACTCTTCCTCGTACTCCTGACTTGGAATTATCCGACAAAGTTGTAGTGTCAACGATAAAATCAATCGACACATCTATTATCGATATTGGggtttcaaaatcaaccaTATCCAGTCACATCACCAAACCTAcaccaaaattattatggTCTTATTCATTGaatccaacaacaatagttGAATGTATGGATGTATTAGCTAAGGAAGACAAGAAATATTACGTTTGTGGTTTGAGTGATAGAAAAAAGTTTAGGCTTTTATTAGTTGAAACAACTCGTTCTATCACTGAAGACGGGAACGCCAACTATACCACAACTAATgaattagaattgaaattggataGGAAACCTATTGGAATCAAGTTTATGTCACCAGAGATTATTACAGTACTTTATGTGAATGGATCAGTGGAAGAAGTTGGTTTTTCTGAAAACATATTACAATTCAGTGGTGTCAAGTACACTGGTACCAAAAGCAAAGATACTGTTGTCTACAGTGCGTTTGTTAACGATTTGGAAGACAATTTACTACTTACTGTATCGACAAACTCAAAAAGTACAATTTACAGATTGATAGCAATCAACTCTAAAAACTCCATACTCGAAGTCAACTCACACTCAGTTCCAGGAGTATCTAATACCAAGTTTTGCTACTTCACAGGGTCATTATACCAATATGCCAATAAAGCAATTGAAACGCTTCTGAtcaccaatttcaaaatcacaAACACGGTTTCCGTGGATGGTATTATAAACGATGAAGAAATCACGTCTATTGTTGCCCCAGCACCGGATCGTGTTTTGATAGGTAATTCCAATATGATTTATCTCATAAATGTTAAATTCGCATCGCTTTTGTCGTCATTTAAATCGTCATCGAGCTCATCTCATCCTATCCCAGATAAAGTGTTTCTTAACCAAGTTGTCCCCGTCAAGGGGAATTCAACAAACTCATACATATCCATGGCAGTTTATCTcaacttgaaaaataaagacAACAATGTATACTTGAATGTTATTGATATAAATGTTGGGATGAACAAATTGAGTGAATGTTTAGGAAAATCATTGAATAAACAGAAACCAGGTTTCCATGAGATCCCTgaattattcaatattcAAGATGCTTTACCATCAAGTGATGAAATCCAAGAAGTTTATCTGTATTTGAAAGACGCGAAAGAGGCACAggatttgaataaatgGGAATCCATACTCATTCCCTACTTGAAGAATAAAAAGACATGGGCCGAAATCAAGAGCTTACTGAGAGCATCCAAGAAAGATAAAGTATACGAATTCAAGGAATTCGATGTCGACAATGATAGAGTTATTGATATTGGGTTTATTGATTCTGTTTTACAGTTGATTTTCACTGAGGACCCACTTGCTTTTGCCAACGAGCAGTTTGTTCCCGAATATACTTTGATGTATCTATTGACCAACCCATTATTCCCTATCCGATTCACACTGGgattgattgaattgttCAGTGTAACAGGAAATACAACATTGTTGAGACAGGCAATAAACACATGTCCTAACATTCCATGTCGCGACTTGTTGGACCAACTTGTGAATGAAGAAAACAAGGAAACCTTGCTTGATCTTATTAATAGAATAATTGGTGAATTTTCTCGTAAGGAAATCACAAATACTTTTAAACAACTAATTCAAGGCAATGCCGTGGATGTGgttgaattgatttccaAGTTAATTGGCTTGCCAggaaacaacaactggTATTTGGTTGAAATTTTGGTTGATGTCAATGGATTGTTCAACTGGGATATGGGGGATATCAAAGCCTTGGATGAAATAATTTCTCAAAAAGTAGAGGCATTGACGGTGAATAGTTATAACTTGACTTTGTCTCATCAAGTTTTGTTGCACAATAAGAGATTATCCAAAAAGGCTAAGGAAAAGGGGTCTACTTCACATTTGGATAATCTTTTGACATTGACTAGCCACTCTACAAGTGCCAAGTTTGATGATACCCCAGAAGAAGCTAACTTAAAAGTTCCAGTCTATTCAGTTGAAAGAGTTAACTTTTAG
- a CDS encoding uncharacterized protein (Ortholog(s) have protein binding involved in protein folding activity, role in mitochondrial respiratory chain complex III assembly and mitochondrial matrix localization), producing MSSVLSAYRNALRATKVAFRQDLPILQAARVQLKQGIRDNSNLQAQPEIEEAVQKLNEVAKFLIQNIVQGEKQQDGKYFLNFHEKTELGDNETIKQGRKEMGSLAGKKGSSIKSCND from the coding sequence ATGTCATCTGTTTTATCAGCATATAGAAACGCATTGAGAGCTACAAAAGTTGCTTTTCGTCAAGATCTTCCTATACTCCAAGCAGCCAGAGTGCAACTCAAACAAGGTATAAGGGACAACTCGAATTTACAAGCCCAACCAGAAATAGAGGAAGCAGtacaaaaattgaatgaagtTGCCAAGTTCTTGATCCAGAATATTGTCCAAGGAGAGAAACAACAAGATGggaaatattttttgaatttccaTGAAAAAACGGAGTTGGGTGACAATGAAACCATCAAACAAGGACGAAAAGAGATGGGGAGCTTGGCAGGTAAAAAAGGAAGTTCCATTAAATCTTGTAACGACTAG